In Pyxicephalus adspersus chromosome 12, UCB_Pads_2.0, whole genome shotgun sequence, a genomic segment contains:
- the TNFAIP2 gene encoding tumor necrosis factor alpha-induced protein 2, whose amino-acid sequence MKKIKIKMAGVAPVPPSDKPVDGIIKEKKKKWYKQIAQKFFPPVWPEQSPENPVEEKKEITAEDIQRLIEEQEFHPASKGLVEMEHKMYNGLEETSTEDKELESLYEKLKSEVFQIIKESLTNTEKEPLQQAVQAIVVQESEDSKINPDLKNVSRPKGWMQAWKECVRQTVEERLNDLPQEEKKNGPPSIPSTLTALGKLFKNDLIHLVTHIKGCYPEEFDVCNTYAEHYHQNIKTRAENITQFELWEKDNYYVLWWTQNLYPNEILKNPILSGHIDDVQLGSLLPQHTIRNMENNYLSYEADSVKAHMNKALDLEVELWKQGKEPKILSSYYHSELHIDIIQCYASGFQRAAEIRPEMEDSLALLLAHELEEILRRYKKQFGEYIEKNKTQSFYRAICIAHLNCCLGFRKFLNRKESKLRENHRLDMSSLLQQLEDSVHDALLQDLFADLKNQFRKMSQGSSPFSHQIMKNIIATSEAFMDPFHTLMDESCKALSGKIHLYLVKEHLTRMMKRKVCCKSVQQMQTLANQISENAELIDSFSSFYRSCEDWLRPALPKLAEIIRLQDLNAIQLEVATLVTAYPDIRNKQIEAILSIKGNLSRNEVKSILKTADTIERRVNS is encoded by the exons atgaagaaaattaaaattaaaatggccGGAGTGGCTCCAGTCCCACCCAGCGACAAGCCGGTGGATGGGATTatcaaggagaagaagaagaagtggtATAAACAAATCGCTCAGAAATTCTTCCCACCAGTATGGCCGGAACAAAGTCCAGAGAATCCGgtggaggaaaagaaagagataaCAG cTGAAGACATCCAGAGGCTAATAGAAGAGCAGGAGTTCCATCCTGCCAGTAAAGGCTTAGTTGAGATGGAACACAAAATGTATAACGGATTGGAGGAAACATCAACTGAAGACAAAGAACTTGAATCACTTTATGAGAAACTCAAATCTGAAGTattccaaataataaaagaatcCCTCACCAACACGGAGAAAGAACCGCTGCAGCAAGCTGTTCAGGCCATCGTAGTACAAGAATCTGAAGACTCAAAGATTAACCCGGActtaaaaaatgtcagcaggcCGAAGGGATGGATGCAGGCATGGAAGGAGTGTGTCAGGCAGACCGTGGAGGAGCGCCTCAATGACTTACcccaagaggaaaaaaagaacgGCCCTCCCTCCATCCCCTCCACATTGACTGCTTTGGGAAAGTTGTTCAAAAACGACCTCATCCACCTGGTGACACATATCAAAGGGTGCTACCCTGAGGAATTTGATGTCTGTAACACCTATGCCGAGCATTATCACCAGAATATAAAGACACGAGCTGAAAATATCACACAGTTTGAGCTGTGGGAAAAGGACAACTACTATGTACTGTGGTGGACCCAAAACTTGTATCCAAA TGAAATCTTAAAAAACCCCATATTATCGGGACACATTGACGACGTGCAACTGGGAAGTCTTCTTCCTCAGCACACTATCCGGAATATGGAGAACAATTATCTCTCTTATGAAGCG gacTCAGTTAAGGCACACATGAATAAGGCTTTGGATTTGGAAGTGGAACTTTGGAAACAAGGGAAGGAACCCAAGATCCTATCATCTTATTATCACTCCGAGCTACACATTGACATCATTCAG TGTTATGCCAGTGGTTTCCAGAGAGCAGCTGAAATCCGACCAGAAATGGAGGACAGCCTGGCCCTGCTGTTGGCCCATGAACTGGAAGAAATCCTGAGGAG atacaAAAAACAGTTTGGAGAATACATAGAGAAGAACAAAACCCAAAGCTTCTACAGAGCAATATGCATCGCTCATCTAAACTGTTGCCTAGGCTTTAG AAAATTTCTAAATCGCAAGGAATCAAAGTTAAGAGAGAATCATCGCCTGGACATGTCATCTCTGCTCCAACAGCTGGAAGACTCTGTCCACGATGCTTTGCTTCAAGACCTTTTTGCAGACCTAAAG AACCAATTTAGAAAGATGTCTCAAGGGTCCTCTCCATTCAGTCACCAAATTATGAAAAATATCATTGCAACATCAGAAGCTTTCATGGATCCTTTTCACACCCTTATGGATGAAAGCTGCAAG GCATTGTCTGGGAAAATCCATTTGTACCTGGTCAAAGAGCACCTGACACGAATGATGAAGAGGAAAGTCTGCTGTAAATCCGTGCAGCAGATGCAGACTTTGGCTAACCAGATCAGCGAGAATGCAGAGCTCATCGACTCCTTCTCCAGTTTTTAC cGCTCCTGTGAAGATTGGCTCAGACCTGCTTTACCAAAGCTTGCAGAAATAATTCGACTTCAGGATCTAAATGCAATTCAGCTGGAAGTAGCCACACTTGTTACAGCATATCCAGATATTCG GAACAAACAAATTGAAGCTATTCTGTCTATAAAGGGCAACCTCTCCAGAAACGAAGTGAAGTCAATTTTGAAGACAGCCGACACCATTGAACGAAGAGTTAACAGCTAG